From Vogesella sp. XCS3, the proteins below share one genomic window:
- the rplD gene encoding 50S ribosomal protein L4 — translation MELKVINAQGQQVDALQASEALFARDYNEALVHQVVTAFLANARSGNRAQLTRAEVKHSTKKPFRQKGTGRARAGMTSSPLWRGGGRTFPNKPDENFTHKVNRKQYRAGMATILSQLVRDERLIIVDELNVATPKTKEFAAKVKALGLDRALIITKELDENLYLSSRNLPNVLVIEAQQADPFSLVRFKKVVITRDAVKQLEEQWV, via the coding sequence ATGGAATTGAAAGTGATCAATGCCCAGGGTCAGCAAGTAGACGCCCTGCAAGCTTCTGAAGCACTGTTTGCACGTGACTACAACGAAGCACTGGTACATCAGGTTGTTACTGCCTTCCTGGCTAACGCCCGTAGCGGTAACCGTGCGCAGTTGACTCGTGCCGAGGTTAAACACTCGACCAAAAAGCCTTTCCGCCAGAAAGGTACAGGCCGTGCTCGTGCCGGTATGACTTCCTCCCCGCTGTGGCGTGGTGGTGGTCGCACCTTCCCGAACAAGCCGGACGAAAACTTCACTCACAAAGTGAACCGTAAGCAATACCGCGCAGGTATGGCTACCATTCTGTCCCAGCTGGTTCGTGACGAACGCCTGATCATTGTTGATGAGCTGAATGTTGCTACGCCGAAGACCAAAGAGTTCGCCGCCAAGGTGAAAGCGCTGGGTCTGGATCGTGCACTGATCATCACCAAAGAGCTGGATGAGAATCTGTATCTATCTTCCCGTAACCTGCCTAACGTGCTGGTAATTGAAGCTCAGCAAGCTGACCCGTTCAGCCTGGTACGCTTCAAGAAAGTGGTAATCACCCGTGATGCCGTGAAGCAACTCGAGGAGCAGTGGGTATGA
- the rplC gene encoding 50S ribosomal protein L3, which translates to MTLGLVGRKVGMTRIFAEDGATVPVTVLDMSANRVSQIKNAETDGYVAVQVAAGARKANRVTKAEAGHFAKAGIEAARTMREFTLTAEALASLNVGDALSVEIFTVGQLVDVTGTSKGKGFSGAIKRHNFSSNRASHGNSVSHNSPGSIGQAQDPGRVFPGKRMAGQYGNVKSTVQCLEVVRIDVERQLILVKGAVPGAKNGDVVVRPSVKAGA; encoded by the coding sequence ATGACTTTAGGTCTAGTCGGTCGCAAAGTCGGCATGACCCGCATTTTTGCTGAAGACGGCGCAACCGTCCCAGTAACTGTGCTGGATATGTCCGCAAACCGCGTATCGCAAATTAAAAACGCAGAAACCGATGGCTACGTAGCTGTCCAAGTTGCTGCAGGTGCCCGCAAGGCCAACCGTGTGACCAAGGCAGAAGCCGGTCACTTCGCTAAGGCCGGCATTGAAGCCGCCCGTACTATGCGTGAGTTCACCCTCACTGCAGAAGCACTGGCGTCGCTGAATGTTGGTGATGCGCTGTCCGTTGAAATCTTCACCGTTGGCCAACTGGTAGATGTTACCGGTACCTCCAAAGGTAAAGGCTTCTCTGGCGCCATCAAGCGTCACAACTTCTCGTCCAACCGTGCATCCCACGGTAACTCGGTTTCCCACAATTCCCCTGGCTCTATCGGTCAGGCGCAAGATCCGGGCCGTGTATTCCCGGGTAAGCGCATGGCAGGTCAGTACGGTAATGTGAAGAGCACTGTTCAGTGCTTGGAAGTCGTTCGTATCGACGTAGAGCGTCAACTGATTCTGGTAAAAGGCGCAGTGCCTGGTGCCAAGAACGGCGACGTAGTGGTGCGTCCTAGCGTGAAGGCAGGTGCATAA
- the rpsJ gene encoding 30S ribosomal protein S10, with protein MQSQKIRIRLKAFDYNLIDRSAQEIVETAKRTGAVVKGPVPLPTKIERFNVLRSPHVNKTSRDQLEIRTHLRLMDIVDPTDKTVDALMKLDLPAGVDVEIKLQ; from the coding sequence ATGCAAAGCCAGAAAATCCGTATCCGTCTGAAAGCTTTTGATTACAATCTGATCGATCGCTCTGCTCAGGAAATCGTTGAAACCGCCAAGCGCACTGGTGCCGTTGTTAAGGGCCCGGTTCCGCTGCCGACCAAAATCGAGCGTTTCAACGTACTGCGTTCCCCGCACGTGAACAAGACTTCCCGCGATCAGCTGGAAATCCGCACCCACCTGCGCCTGATGGACATCGTTGATCCGACTGATAAAACCGTTGATGCGCTGATGAAGCTGGACCTGCCAGCTGGCGTGGATGTGGAAATCAAGCTTCAGTAA
- the tuf gene encoding elongation factor Tu, with protein MAKEKFARTKPHVNVGTIGHVDHGKTTLTAAITTILSKKFGGEAKDYSQIDSAPEEKARGITINTAHVEYETEARHYAHVDCPGHADYVKNMITGAAQMDGAILVCSAADGPMPQTREHILLSRQVGVPYIIVFLNKADLVDDAELLELVEMEVRDLLSSYDFPGDDTPIVTGSARLALEGDQSEYGEPAIFRLADALDSYIPTPERAIDKPFLLPIEDVFSISGRGTVVTGRVERGIVKVGEELEIVGLKATVKTTCTGVEMFRKLLDQGQAGDNVGVLLRGTKREDVERGQVLAKPGSITPHTKFSASVYVLSKDEGGRHTPFFANYRPQFYFRTTDVTGAVSLSEGVEMVMPGDNVEITVELIAPIAMEEGLRFAIREGGRTVGAGVVAKIIA; from the coding sequence ATGGCAAAAGAAAAGTTTGCGCGGACCAAGCCGCACGTAAACGTTGGTACCATCGGTCACGTGGATCACGGTAAAACTACCCTGACCGCTGCTATCACCACCATTCTGTCCAAGAAATTCGGCGGCGAAGCTAAAGACTACTCCCAGATCGACAGCGCGCCAGAAGAAAAAGCTCGCGGTATTACCATTAACACCGCTCACGTAGAATACGAAACCGAAGCACGTCACTACGCTCACGTAGACTGCCCAGGTCACGCCGACTACGTTAAAAACATGATTACCGGTGCTGCCCAGATGGACGGCGCTATTCTGGTTTGCTCCGCAGCTGACGGCCCAATGCCACAGACTCGCGAACACATCCTGCTGTCCCGTCAGGTTGGCGTTCCTTACATCATCGTCTTCCTGAACAAGGCTGACCTGGTGGATGACGCTGAGCTGCTGGAGCTGGTTGAAATGGAAGTGCGCGATCTGCTGTCTTCCTACGACTTCCCAGGCGATGACACTCCGATCGTTACCGGTTCCGCTCGTCTGGCACTGGAAGGCGACCAATCCGAATACGGCGAACCAGCCATCTTCCGTCTGGCTGATGCCCTGGATTCCTACATCCCGACTCCAGAACGTGCTATCGACAAGCCGTTCCTGCTGCCGATCGAAGACGTATTCTCCATCTCCGGCCGCGGCACCGTGGTTACCGGTCGTGTAGAGCGCGGTATCGTTAAAGTTGGTGAAGAACTGGAAATCGTTGGCCTGAAAGCCACCGTAAAAACCACCTGCACCGGCGTGGAAATGTTCCGTAAGCTGCTGGACCAAGGTCAAGCTGGCGATAACGTTGGCGTGCTGCTGCGTGGCACCAAGCGTGAAGACGTTGAGCGTGGTCAGGTTCTGGCCAAGCCGGGTTCCATCACCCCGCACACCAAGTTCTCTGCTTCCGTATACGTACTGAGCAAAGACGAAGGCGGCCGTCACACTCCGTTCTTCGCTAACTACCGCCCGCAGTTCTACTTCCGTACTACTGACGTGACTGGCGCTGTTAGCCTGTCCGAAGGCGTGGAAATGGTTATGCCAGGCGATAACGTAGAAATCACCGTAGAACTGATCGCTCCGATCGCTATGGAAGAAGGTCTGCGTTTCGCGATCCGTGAAGGTGGCCGCACTGTTGGCGCCGGCGTTGTTGCTAAGATCATCGCCTAA